Genomic DNA from Prunus persica cultivar Lovell chromosome G1, Prunus_persica_NCBIv2, whole genome shotgun sequence:
CTCTTCTAGCTTCTGCTCCAATGGTGGCTTAAATTGCATCActtgggattttttttgggtccaaTATTATGCTTCCCtgcctttcattttcttacaattATATGGTTGTTTACTAACTGCACTTTATCTTCCCTGTCTGTTAGATAAAGAAGGTCAATCCCAGGGAATTAAATCCGTATTTCAAGGATGATGGAAGTGGTTATCCAGAAGATACAGATGAACCGAAAGCTGGTGCGGACCAACTTTTGTCTTCCTCTGTTGTTGGGGATGGAGGTGCAAGTTGGAGACTTAAAGCACTGAAGCGTGCGAAAGAGCAAGCAACTCGAGAAGGACGACGGCTCCAGGAGGTATGCTACCTTAGCTTTCTAGGTCTTAGCAAGCATCGCAAGTTCACTGCCtaccttgtttctttttttttttttgggtctgaacCTTGTCTTTTTTAATGCATTGGAATTATACAGGTTGTTGGGGAGCGTTGGGGCTCTCTTGGTCAACTAACAGTCTCTGCGGCATCTAATAAAGCTGCCCAATCTCGTGCTCATCTGCATGCCATAAAAAGTAGAAAGAAAGGGCTGAGTGAGGATAACCAAGTAAGTTCCAACAATCAAAGTGACATGGATAGTAAAAAGGTATATGGGGGCtctctatttaaaaaaaaatgcttaaCTGTGAAATTGAACTGAAATTTATCGGCAttgttttttagttaaaaaataattttttttcatttttctgacATGCTAGTTGGATGTGGTTACTAGGACACTAGTCGGCACTACCTGAAGGATGTATCTCTCGGACATCCTAAAATGAGGGAGCCTAAAGTTCGAGATTCGTTATCCtggaaaaagcaaaagagTCGAGATGTTTCTACTAAGGACTCTGGTCTTATAGCGGAGGCAGTGTCTAGCTTAAATACGTTTTCCAACGATGGAAGCTTCATGTCTGAGGTTCTTGGTAAGCGGATTGATGATTTTAGTAGTCCTGTTTACGAAAATGTAGCAGACACTAGCAAACCTAGTGAAGTTAGTGCTGCATTTAAGGGTGAACTGAGTGCGAACCAGTTGGCAGCTAAGGCTTTTCAACTTCGTTTGAAAGGAAAGCATGAAGAAgctgaggaacttctggtaaGAAACATGGcaattactctctctctccctctcttgaTGGAGGGATATATCATGTGATTTGGCTTTATATCTTATAGCTAATATTTTAGTAGGTTGTATTAACCATACTCTGTCATGAGcaacaattaaaatttgattgaAGTCTATTTACTCCCCAGTTTCTTGAGCAACTTAGGATAGAAGCCTTCCAACTTCTGATGCAGTGCAGTTATATAAAGCTAATATTTTAGGAGGTTGTATTAACCATACTCTGTCATGAGcaacaattaaaatttgattaaaGTCTGTTTACACCCAGTTTCTGGAGCAACTTAGGATAGAAGCCTTCCAACTTCTGGTGCAGTGGATTTGACCCTTCTGCAGTTAAGGCTATTTAGGTTCTTAGTTTTGCTTCCCTTTGTTCACTGGTTCCTTCTTCAACTTTTCAAAATCCTTACATCATTGATGTGCTTGGATTGCACCCCTGCTGCTTTTGTAtgcatcaaattaatttgtaaAGAAAGAGATAGCTATATTTACTTGTTTTGGGATAATTCATACTTTTCTTACGATTATTTATGTGAACGCACTTCTCTAACAAACTCATAGGATGTGGACAATAATCATTTATGGGGTCatgatcttttattttcttccttcgtTTTTTCAGTTATTAactgactttttttttgttaatagaAAGAAGTAGAAAACATAAAGGCAAAGCAGGCTGATGGAGATAATTCAATTAGACCACAAAATGAAAGGAGCACAAGCAGGTAATGTTcaataattttattcttgattctttttgccttttatttgtttattctaATGCTCTTGTGCCGTAAATAAGGTGCAATTGTGTAAGAATTCATTAAGTTATAAAGAGGAACAGTGGAGCAAAGTAAGTATTTCTAACAGTGAACATGGATCAACTCTTTCGGTTCTTTTTGCAGTCCCTGAAAAGGAGTCTTCATTTCTTGTTTTATTCCAGTGTGCTTTATCATTTCTGTAAACAAACTACAATTTTAAGTATCATTAAAAGGAACTGGTGCAATGTAGCATTTGTGACATAAAACATCATAAAACATGGGCCAACTCTTAGAGGTTTGCTTTGCAGTTCCTGAAAAGGAttgttcttgtttgttttttcctgTGCACTTTACCATTTCAgtgatttgtttatttttcacataTACTAGTAATTGTAATTATTGGTTGGAATTTTTGTTCTGATCACTAATCAGATAGCCTTTTATCTAGATATGTTAAGCAGGATGTGTCCCTTCggcagaagaaaaaggaggaTGATGCCGATATGCATCTAGCTCAAAGGATAATGCAGAACAAAAAATACAGTATATCTGGCCAGGCAGATGATGAATATGactatgatgatgatggtccAAGCAGAAAGTCTAGGAAGAAACGGGGAAGTGATGATCATAAGGTCACCCAGAAGAACAGTTTTGCAAATCGTTTCTCCACTCAGCAAGAGCGTTGCCTCTTTTGCTTTGAGAATCCAAGCAGGCCGGCACATCTTGTTGTGGCAATtgcaaatttctcatatttgatGTTGCCAAAGCAGCAGCCTGTTGCACCTGGTCATTGTTGCATTTTACCGATGCAGGTGAGCTTAATTAGTACTGGATTATAACTTTGAACTGGCTGTTTATAAAATTGTGAGCGGGTGTCATTTCTCAGAAGTAGAGACCCTAGGgatgtttatattttaattttgtactgGATTTGTCTATATTCTTTGGAAAGGATGGTGAACCTTTTTCAGATTTATGTGAAACATCTAAGTTGATTTGATTACTTGGGGATGCAATCTTAGTTCACTCTTTCTCTAATATTTTAAATGCTTTGTTATTATGTATTTGATTCCGATCTATATAATTCTCCACAGCATGTGCCATCCACAAGAGCTGTTGATGACGACGTGTGGCAAGAAATTCGAAATTTCAAGAAATGCCTGATTATGATGTTTGCAAAGCAAGAGAAGGAAGTAGTGTTTCTTGAAACTGTGATGGGGTTGGCTCAACAACGCCGTCACTGTATAGTTGAGTGCATTCCTTTGCCCCATGAAATTGCGAAGGAGGCTCCTCTGTATTTTAAAAAGGTAAGGAtatgttcttatttttctttaaaatgcaTTGATTTCTGCTGCTCGTTTGAAATGcttttacttatttttctggAAAACTTGTATGATTTATTCCCTTATTTTCTTGAATATTAAGAATCAAGTGACATTATTCTCTATCAAAAAATCTGTCATGGTAAATTTAGATACATAGACGTGTGCATGTCCAGCTTATAGATTTTGTCATACATGATACACAGAGACTAAAATGTTATATACATTTTAGTCTATATTGTTGAATTCACATTctaactttaatttttctgcaccttgaaaaaaaaaaaatctcaggCAATTGATGAAGCTGAAGATGAGTGGAGCCAACACAATGCAAAAAAACTTATCGACACAAGCGTGAAGGGATTACGGGGCTCAATTCCAGAGCACTTTCCTTATTTCCATGTTGAGTTTGGTTTAAATAAGGGGTTTGTCCATGTGATTGATGATGAAACACAGTTCAATAGCAATCTTGGGCTGAATGTTATCAGAGGCATGCTACAATTGCCTGAGGAAGACATGTACCGGCGCCGAAGATACGAGACAGTGGAGGCACAAAAGCAAGCAGTTCAGAGCTTTGATCAAGATTGGGCGCCTTTTGACTGGACAAAACAACTTCACGAATCCtaaaaccaattttttttttttttttttttttgcgttATTGTAGATATAGAGTATGGGATGACAAGGTTACTTGGAGTTTTTCACCTGAACACTTGTAATGTACTTGTAGCCATTTGGGCCATAGGTATACTTCTGCCTTAGTGTAATTCATCCTCGTAAAATATTTTAGAGAAATTTTATTGGATCCAAATTGGCTTggaattgttttgtttttgcattttttccaATTAATTTGCTATATTTGGTAAATGGGTCAAATTATAAAGGAAAAACTAGAAAGTCATTTTTGGTTCATGTAGTTTACCAATTTGGTTCTTGTAGTTTCACTTACGTAAattttgtctttattttaAATCCCTCGCAATTCAAGGACACGTTACAAATTCTATTAAATTCCCTCTAATTTTGTCCACAATACCTCTTCATGTCAGCAACGCATGCTTTTCTCAGAATTGAATGGAAATTTGGACGGAAATTTGGACTTGCTAGATATCTATAAGGGTTTGATTGTTAGAATTAAAATCACATggacaaaagtgaaaattcaACAAACTATAAGGACCAAAAGTGATGTTTGCCAATTGTAAAAATAACCATTGAGCACCCGAAGGCccaaagggttttttttttttgtcgaaAAGGCCCAATAGCTTTTAAAACCATATAAAGGTCTTTGACTTTGActagggtttttcttttcactgtTGATTTCCGTGGAGAGTACGCaggcacagagagagagagagcgagagacaCGTGGTGCATTATTGTGCCTATAAATATCAACATAACATCATCATTCATCACCCGTGCCTTAGCCCTAGCCAAAGATAGACAGAGCCGTACACTCATCTTCAGCTTACAGTGGCGGTACCTTCatcttttgccttcaaatggAATAGGGTATTTGAAGGctcaaaatcaatcaatcaatcaaagggttcattccatttttttatacaatgaAATCACGGTCGAGAAAAGAACAGAAGATtctttctatctctctctctctactctctGCCGTGTTTCCTTGTATAAAGAGATGTACTGGACCCGTTCAATCACTTTCGTTTAACATGTACATGGAAGACAGTGCGTTTCTTCTATGAGCAACGAAGTAGATCTAATTCCTTTTGATTTGACAGATTGGATCTGATCTCACTGACGTTATTAACTATGTTTTTGTTCCTTACCCAATATAGTTgtgttcttgttgtttttgttgatgtTAGATAATTTGCAGTTACCCAGATGGATGCACATATTAGGTATGCTGTTTTTGTTGCTGCAATGGCAGTGCAGAAGCaagcaaggaaaaaaagaagaaggggttttaTGCTTTTTGATCTATTGGTCATGAACCTAATGTTTGATTGTTAATATTTGTTGCCTCAAGTTTCACTGGATTTCTGGAATTGGTGGTAGAGCTTCGGTTTTATGAAACATCCTTTCAATCAGTAAGAATGAAAAGTTCTCAGATTTTCtaagttcttttttgtttttttggacgAAGATTTTCCAAGCTCTTTGATTGTTATAAAGTAACATTCTTTCTATAAGTTTTGAACTTCAATTATATCAGGAAATGTTTTGGGATTTGAAAACAAATCCAACACTCATTTATAGAGAGAAAATAACTGTGTTCGAATTATTGGGGTGCTAAGTTGggcaaaaataagaaaaaaccgagtatagccgggcggctctactttttaaaaaaatttaaaaaccggGTATAGcggcgcggctatactatttatataaaaaaggactCGCCTTGAGATTAGGCATCGACATCTACGTGTCAGaataagtatagccgaacgggtatagccgagcggctatatcCAGTAGTATTGAAATACGTATAGCCGGCcggttattttcttttctttttttagtataagcgatagtctaaactataagaGATGGtggatttctcacacacactactatAATGTCATAGAGGTTCGAACTTGCTACCATTAATCTGCAAGactaccctaaaccctaaatataGGATGCCTCTCCATGACCATGCCCATAATACTTCTCCACCTCTCTCTCATGTTGAGTGCCAATTATTTAGAGACGTAAAAATAgaactttaaaaataagaacttACCGGTAATATTCATCAATTCTAACAAATgtataatttgtttatttatttatttattttataattatgacAAAAGTATTACAAATTATGATAACATCAAACTTTTGGTGGACACCTCAGTGTCTAACACTCGATTAATTGTATcacaaaacataaataataggattaaaaattgttaaaaGACTTCCTTCCCAAGAAAATGCTGACATGGCAAATAACTGTATTATCTTAACCAACCTAACTAATTCCAATTACAAAGAAACCCTCACAAACGATCAAAGATTCTTCCAAGTATCAAAGATAACTGTATTATCTTAACCAACCTAACTAATTACATGCAATAACTTCGCTTTCAGCCCCCAACTCTTGAATGTTAAAAGGCCAAAAGCCACACTCACCGCTTCATCAACCTTCCACAAGATTTCTGCTTAAAcccctatttttctttttctcttcataACCCATCAATCTCCTCCAACAAAACCCACTTCCCAGAATTCAGAAAAACCCAATTCAGTTCATCAAGAtctctgctttttttttttgcttctcCAATGTCGACTTCTTCTTCTCACCAAGAAAACCCTGAACCCAAGAAAGTCCAATTCCCATTGGACTCAACTGCGTACCAAATCCTCGATGAAATTGGCTTCGGCGTCAGCGCTGTTGTTTACAAAGCCATCTGTTTGCCGATGAACAACACAATCGTGGCAATCAAGTCCATCGATCTCGATCAATCCCGGGCCGATTTCGACAACATTCTAAGTGAAACCAAGAcgctctctcttctttcacACCCCAATATCCTCAGCGCCTATTGTTCTTTCACTGTGGACCGTCATCTTTGGGTCGTCATGCCGTTCATGTCCGCCGGGTCTCTCCAATCCATAATCTCCTCTGCTTTCCCTGACGGCCTACCTGAGCCCTGCATTGCCGTCGTCCTCAGGGAGACACTGAACGCCATGTCGTACCTTCATGACCAAGGGCACCTTCACAGAGACATCAAGGCTGGTAATATCTTGATTGACTTCAATGGGTGGGTTAAAGTTGCAGACTTTGGGGTTTCTGCATCTGTTTCTGAGGCCAATTTGAGTGGAGAGTCTTCGATTCGGTTAAACGACGTTGCTGGGACGCCTTATTGGATAGCGCCTGAGGTGATACACTCGCACAACGGCTACGGATGCAAGGCGGATGTATGGTCTTTTGGTATCACAGCTCTGGAATTGGCTCATGGGGGGCCTCCTCTGTCTGACTTGCCTCCTTCAAAGTCTCTGCTTTTGAAGATCATGAAGAGGTTCCGCTTTTCGGATTATGAAAATCATCAGGACAAGAATTACAAGAGCAAGAAGTTCTCTAAGGCCTTTAAGGACTTGGTGGGTTGTTGTCTTGATCAAGACCCGAACAAGAGGCCCACTGCGGAGAGGTTGCTGAGGCACTCGTTTTTCAAGAATTGCAAGGGCTTGGATTTTCTGGTAAAGAATGTGCTTCTGGGTTTGCCCAGCGTTGAGGAAAGGTTCAAGAAAACCCGGGGTTTGGGTGGGCTGATGAAGGAGAAGGGTATTAATGCTGAGCATGGTGAggatgaagaggaagatgatgaaggtAGCTCAGCGAGGCAGAGGGCTAAGCACAGAAGGATTAGTAGTGGGTGGAATTTCAATGAGGATGAGTTTGTTCTCGACCCTGTGTTCCCAGTTGAGCCTGAAGACGATTCTGCTGTGAAAATGGTTCGGTTTGGTGGAGAAACCATCATCCAGGATAGGGGAGGTGAGTGGAGTGAGTCGAATCCGAGTTCACCGGGTCGGGTTGGGGAGGAGGCCAAGAGTGAGAATGTGGGTGTGATAGGAGCTGAGAGGGAAGCAATGGCGGTGGGTGAGCATATGAGAATTGTGGGCTATACAGGGGATTGTTGGGTGGTGTTGGTGTNNNNNNNNNNNNNNNNNNNNNNNNNNNNNNNNNNNNNNNNNNNNNNNNNNNNNNNNNNNNNNNNNNNNNNNNNNNNNNNNNNNNNNNNNNNNNNNNNNNNNNNNNNNNNNNNNNNNNNNNNNNNNNNNNNNNNNNNNNNNNNNNNNNNNNNNNNNNNNNNNNNNNNNNNNNNNNNNNNNNNNNNNNNNNNNNNNNNNNNNNNNNNNNNNNNNNNNNNNNNNNNNNNNNNNNNNNNNNNNNNNNNNNNNNNNNNNNNNNNNNNNNNNNNNNNNNNNNNNNNNNNNNNNNNNNNNNNNNNNNNNNNNNNNNNNNNNNNNNNNNNNNNNNNNNNNNNNNNNNNNNNNNNNNNNNNNNNNNNNNNNNNNNNNNNNNNNNNNNNNNNNNNNNNNNNNNNNNNNNNNNNNNNNNNNNNNNNNNNNNNNNNNNNNNNNNNNNNNNNNNNNNNNNNNNNNNNNNNNNNNNNNNNNNNNNNNNNNNNNCGAAGCCTCGTAGGAAATTGAGGAGGAGATGGGGCAAGTGATTGAGAGGCTGAGGGTGGAGTTGGAGAACGAGAGGGAGAGGAATTTCCAGTTGGAGATGGAATTGGAGTCTCTAAGGATTCAGGTTTCTGGTGCACATAGCAGCACTGGGGCTGGTATTGATTGAGATATGTTAGTTGAATTTTGAGGCAGGACATGCATGCatatttgcaaattgcaaGAGAGTTTTGCTTTTTGCTTAATGGTGAATTCTTGGCATGCTTTTGTGTCTAGTTGTTCTCATACAGAAGAATACAGATTCCTTTGTTGAACTTTTGATGGACACCATTTCATCTATTGAGGTCATTCATGCAAATTGCCAACATCTTGTATCGGTCTCATTGTTTTCACTATTTGTCAGAGTCCGTTTGTTTTCTTATAAAGGGATATTAGGGAGTGCGAATGCTAAGAAGTTACTTAGGAATACGAAAAGAGTCATCCTTTGTTTTTGGAAACATTAGAAGTCTGTTTAGGGAGGAGGAAGAATCATTAGTAAGCAAATTGTAAAAGAGACAGAACCTGCAGTCTTGAAGACCAATGAAAGTCAAAGCCATTGGCTTtgtactatttcttttaagaaattaggaaaaacagagtatagccacacgtttatagatattaatttggtaTCACCACATGACTATACGAATAAAATCCGTACGGCAAATTTATTGCAAATTACAAGTTAAAAGGTCaaccactatataatatttgtattcaataatatatgtataatatgttaattttgtgtgtattattgaaaattttgttaaaaaatatgtgtattaaatttaaaaaatacgtacgtacatgttcattatgaatattatatgtctactttttaaaaaaattgggggaaaaaagagtatagccgtatGGCTAGAcgatttcttttaaaaatagggTATAGcaggtcggctatactatttctttgaaaaaaaaagagaagaaaaacccagtatatgaaaaatacatacgtaCATGTTCAATACGAGTATTTTACGTTTACTTTTGTAGAaaaacatagtatagccgggcggctacaccattgaaaaaaaaattaggaataCCAAGTATAGCCGTGTGACGAtactatttcttaaaaaaataaaaacaaaataaaaaggaaaaaaacctAGTAtaaccggctatactatttcttttaaaggctataatatttcttttaaaaaatttgaaaaaaccgAGAAAAAGAAACTCACTCAAATGTCTACATATTTATACATTAACAAACCAATATCCCATATTTGTAATCATTTTAAGTGGTTATCGGTATTTTTACTTGACGATTTCTTTTAGAAATAGGGTATAGCCGGtgggctatactatttctttgaaaaaaaaatataaaaaaaacccagtatagccgatcggctatactatttctttaaaaataattacgTATATATTCAATACCAGTATTGTACGTTTACTTTTtgaaaattagggaaaaacacaGTATacccgcacggctatactatttcttttgaaaaattagaaaataaattaccCTCCTAGTTACTTACCTATTTATTTAGCCTTATTGtaattgagatttatttcctattgtgTATATTTGAGAATTCCCTTAcactttgtttgacatggtATCAAAGCAGTGACACCAATATTGAGAGACGAGAGCCACGCTGCAATACAATTTATGTTTATATAAAAGAGGGCCTCCTGCGATTTaggcccacgtgtcaaaataagtatagctgggcggctatactatttttgaaaaaaaaatcaagttagTTGTATTTGGAAATGCATTATATGGTGGTCAAGTGCAGCTTTTCACAATATAAGGATCCGAGGTTATcacaaaataacataaatCAATATCACCTGATGTTATCCCTAAATTTTTTCCTgtatatgtttattttatgtCGTCCAGATTTTGTCAACAATACTTATCATCCAAGTACGTGTATCGTACAAACCAGATTTCTTGACCTTCAATACAACAGACTTTTTCCATTAGAGCTAATCAatcacaatatatatatatatatatatatatatatatatattgtgcaTTCAACAAAGTTGAATGTTTCTTAAGCCGGCA
This window encodes:
- the LOC18794018 gene encoding serine/threonine-protein kinase BLUS1 — encoded protein: MSTSSSHQENPEPKKVQFPLDSTAYQILDEIGFGVSAVVYKAICLPMNNTIVAIKSIDLDQSRADFDNILSETKTLSLLSHPNILSAYCSFTVDRHLWVVMPFMSAGSLQSIISSAFPDGLPEPCIAVVLRETLNAMSYLHDQGHLHRDIKAGNILIDFNGWVKVADFGVSASVSEANLSGESSIRLNDVAGTPYWIAPEVIHSHNGYGCKADVWSFGITALELAHGGPPLSDLPPSKSLLLKIMKRFRFSDYENHQDKNYKSKKFSKAFKDLVGCCLDQDPNKRPTAERLLRHSFFKNCKGLDFLVKNVLLGLPSVEERFKKTRGLGGLMKEKGINAEHGEDEEEDDEGSSARQRAKHRRISSGWNFNEDEFVLDPVFPVEPEDDSAVKMVRFGGETIIQDRGGEWSESNPSSPGRVGEEAKSENVGVIGAEREAMAEIEEEMGQVIERLRVELENERERNFQLEMELESLRIQVSGAHSSTGAGID
- the LOC18793561 gene encoding CWF19-like protein 2 isoform X2, with protein sequence MLAGVKFIPRDQIDKDENSSTPAKQKQKQKKRSGSHDDKPRKGKRSSRYSSSDGEDLERIKKGSRKKWYSSDEYSSSSYSSGNESEGNSDCDRRKSQSKRKGKRSSEDMSKDEVSYRSKKRSSSGKKAYISEDHSSSPSDGEDSDSYSDRKERRKKGSRKYGKKKSKNRSHGSLEDEEFSDGGRGTSPSKDGEIARKEIGLEWMLRPEGKTDRTPTVIVEEQPKETLVEEIKKVNPRELNPYFKDDGSGYPEDTDEPKAGADQLLSSSVVGDGGASWRLKALKRAKEQATREGRRLQEVVGERWGSLGQLTVSAASNKAAQSRAHLHAIKSRKKGLSEDNQDTSRHYLKDVSLGHPKMREPKVRDSLSWKKQKSRDVSTKDSGLIAEAVSSLNTFSNDGSFMSEVLGKRIDDFSSPVYENVADTSKPSEVSAAFKGELSANQLAAKAFQLRLKGKHEEAEELLKEVENIKAKQADGDNSIRPQNERSTSRYVKQDVSLRQKKKEDDADMHLAQRIMQNKKYSISGQADDEYDYDDDGPSRKSRKKRGSDDHKVTQKNSFANRFSTQQERCLFCFENPSRPAHLVVAIANFSYLMLPKQQPVAPGHCCILPMQHVPSTRAVDDDVWQEIRNFKKCLIMMFAKQEKEVVFLETVMGLAQQRRHCIVECIPLPHEIAKEAPLYFKKAIDEAEDEWSQHNAKKLIDTSVKGLRGSIPEHFPYFHVEFGLNKGFVHVIDDETQFNSNLGLNVIRGMLQLPEEDMYRRRRYETVEAQKQAVQSFDQDWAPFDWTKQLHES
- the LOC18793561 gene encoding CWF19-like protein 2 isoform X1, giving the protein MLAGVKFIPRDQIDKDENSSTPAKQKQKQKKRSGSHDDKPRKGKRSSRYSSSDGEDLERIKKGSRKKWYSSDEYSSSSYSSGNESEGNSDCDRRKSQSKRKGKRSSEDMSKDEVSYRSKKRSSSGKKAYISEDHSSSPSDGEDSDSYSDRKERRKKGSRKYGKKKSKNRSHGSLEDEEFSDGGRGTSPSKDGEIARKEIGLEWMLRPEGKTDRTPTVIVEEQPKETLVEEIKKVNPRELNPYFKDDGSGYPEDTDEPKAGADQLLSSSVVGDGGASWRLKALKRAKEQATREGRRLQEVVGERWGSLGQLTVSAASNKAAQSRAHLHAIKSRKKGLSEDNQVSSNNQSDMDSKKDTSRHYLKDVSLGHPKMREPKVRDSLSWKKQKSRDVSTKDSGLIAEAVSSLNTFSNDGSFMSEVLGKRIDDFSSPVYENVADTSKPSEVSAAFKGELSANQLAAKAFQLRLKGKHEEAEELLKEVENIKAKQADGDNSIRPQNERSTSRYVKQDVSLRQKKKEDDADMHLAQRIMQNKKYSISGQADDEYDYDDDGPSRKSRKKRGSDDHKVTQKNSFANRFSTQQERCLFCFENPSRPAHLVVAIANFSYLMLPKQQPVAPGHCCILPMQHVPSTRAVDDDVWQEIRNFKKCLIMMFAKQEKEVVFLETVMGLAQQRRHCIVECIPLPHEIAKEAPLYFKKAIDEAEDEWSQHNAKKLIDTSVKGLRGSIPEHFPYFHVEFGLNKGFVHVIDDETQFNSNLGLNVIRGMLQLPEEDMYRRRRYETVEAQKQAVQSFDQDWAPFDWTKQLHES